ctatatagtgtactattttttttaacagagccctatgggtccgtggtcaaaagtagtgcactatatggggaataggatCCCATATGGGACACATCCAGTCTCGTGACTTTATCCTACACTACAGAGCATGTTTGCATATAGCACGCAAGAACATCATACAGACTGTTGATAATAGTCATTCTAGCCTACATTTTCATTCtcaaaaatgacgttggaggcagcttatggtagagaaatgaacattcaattctctaggAAACAGttctggtgggcattcctgcagtcagtatgccaattgcacgccccctcaacttgagacatctttggcattgtgtcgtgtgacaaaatttcagatattttcacatcagatctttttcagagctgatctgattggtcaaaataccaattgtTGAAAAAACAGTATTGTTGTCCATAGATTTTTAGGCCTAAATGATACCAATACatatgaaaacagtagtacacaTTGTAAAACACAATATATGCTTTATCTCTACAGCTTGGCCAAAGGAGATCCTTCTGCCGTTCTCCCCATAGTAAGTTATGCATTCGTCTCCTATTCACCACACCTTGCTGAACACCTGGTGGGCTTCGGAGTGGAACTCACTGGGAAGAACGACCTACGTTTTATCGAATGCATCTACAAGGTAAATCCCACATTGATTCTATTGTATTCTTTTTTTTTACTCTATTAAGGGTAATACTGTAGATTAAAATGTTTCCGTGACGTAGCCTTAGTATTTAAGTATCATCATGCACAGTCAAGGGTTTTTACGCCATAGGTCTCCCTTTTAGTATGGTAGGAAGAAGGTGCAGAGCTTAATACTAGCACAACACTCTGTTTTAATGACTAATGTCTTTCATGATaaaatcacgtttttgaatgTATCCCCCCCCTGCAGCAATCCCACATCCAGTCCTAGACCTACCCATTGAGAAACACAATGGCATCACTCCCCAGTTGACTGTATATCTGCCAGCCTCGTTCCTTCATGCACTCCCTATGATTAATGCTCTGTTCATTCACTGCGTGGTGGGATTTCCTGGGCCCTGCTTTTCCAGCAGGCTCCCCACCACCGCTCTCCCCATGTGGCCCCATGCAGTGTCGTCTCCCTAACACTAAGCAGTTTCTCCCAATAGCAGGGACTCCCCTCTAGATCCCCTCTCTCATACATAGCCGTTATCATCGtaatggttcaaaatggcaaaCTGTTCCCAGTTGTTTCCTCACAGGCAAcagacacacactcgcacacagtGACTTCACACTCGCACACAGTGACTTCAGTTTATTCCTTGGGGTCTCCTGAGGCCAACGGCCGTCTACCCCGACGCTCTGCTGTGGTTTAACCCCTTCAAGCTTGAGCTGAACCGCATGATTTTCCcctaatatatatacacacacacagatggaagACATTGGTATTGCATCACTCACTACCAATAAAGTCATTTTGAAACAGTGCAGGATTTCCCCTGTAGAAGGAAAGGGTAGGCTACATGTGGGATTCCTTTTCATTCCTGTGGTGTTCAAATTACATGAATGGAGTCTTACTGTAGTTGAGGAATTCCATTCATTCTTATCCATGGGCCATAGTATAGGCCTCCTGTCTAAATTAATTTTTGTCATTGTGCTTAGACAGGTCAAGGCAAAGCCATTTCCTTCATTGCAAGATCTAAGATTAAAGCTCCTTCCTCATCACAAGCAACCAAGGACTTGGAAGGAATGACTTGTTTAACTGGATCAGGGGTTTTTCAGTCTTTTTGTTAAGGCTGTACTTTAGCCTCTGTTAACCCTGCTATCAGAACCAGAAGGGTTTTCACTGAGCGGTCCCTGATCTGCAGCATCTGTATtttagcaaacacacacacacacacacacatgctccacTCTCTGGTGGTGTTTCCTTCCAACTGGCAACCGGTGGTCGGCAGCACAGCGTCCTTGAGCAATTCTGTTTTATAAAGGCTCACATGAAATCCTGATTCCTGCGGTGAACACAGGAACTCCCGTCTCCCCTCTATTCTGTGCTCTTAGCCCTGAGGCGGCAGGCGAGCTATCTGCCTCTCACAGCATCGGTTCATtttggagagcgagaggagagggagacagaggaggagaaggaagagagagacccTGTGCGATGGAGGGGAGGAGTCCTTTTGGCTGGCGCCCAGTCACTGCTTCGCCTGGCTGGCACACACATAAATATGGGAGACAGATTGGGCCGACATACCAGCAGCATGTCATACGGAAGACAGTGCAGGGAGGAGACAAGCCATTTGCTCGGCATTATAGTCGGTGTAACAGGAAGCGCTCATTTAGCTCTCCTGTCATACCTACTGCCATCTTTCCCTGAACTCATGTTAACTATAGTTAGTTTTACAATTATCAATAGAATGTTTGGATTTGTCCTACGTGTTCCAGAACCTATTCTTCCCTTTCCCTTGAATTAAGTGTATCCAGGCCAGGGATGtactagatcaggggtgtcaaacatatggCCCGTGGGTGGTTTTGTATGGGCGGAACgaactcaatatactttaaaatgattaaaaccaaattgaaactgtgcagaaattataatggacctacatttatACAGTatcttgactgtgtccagctcgctaataaaCACTGAAATTAAAGCTAGATAGTCGGGGAGCATCAAATTGAATGacaattcaatgaatattgttttGATCTTTGCATTTTTTTTACTGCGTGAATGaaaaaacaacatggtgtatttTGATTTGAAACAATTTGTTGCAGCAGGGAGAATtcagccttgtgtgtgtgtgtcacactgtATTGTTCACCACATCTAGGTACTGCGGGATCTCTTCCACTACAAACCCGTCCTGACCAAGCAGCAGTTCCTCCAGTTTGGCTTTGCAGAAAGAAAGACCTGCATCCTCTGTGATGTCATCGCCTTCGCCCTGCAGAAACACAAAGAGCTCAGCAAAGGCAACAaggtcagtctgtctccctcagCTTTGATGAGCAAAgagtatcatcatcatcatcaatgtgTGGTTTGACATGATAAAGATGACACGGTATTCATGGTTCAATTAATTATTGCACCGTCTTGGTCAGATCATGTCTGTATTGTAATagagaatgtgttctcaataGCCTACCTGGTTAAAGAAAAGGTACATGTATTGCATCTGTGTGTGTTGCAGCCAAAGCCAAGACCTCGTTTTCCGGCCTCGAGTTCAGACTCCAAAAGTGAGGCTCTCCCATTTCAGGGTGACACAATGAAACCCTCGGCCATCACAGTAAGTCTTTGCCAAGGACATGAAAGTGTAGACCGACAGATCTGTTTAACTCTATACACTTTATCAAAGAGGCCTGAGCTAGTCCATTGTAATGCATGAGGACATAGCCCTTCTGTAACATGACTAGCTGAGATGGTTCTTTCCCACAGTTGTCCCTAAGCAGGCCACTAGTGGAGAGACACATTGGTGGTGGCTCCTGGGTCTCCTCTAGTAGAGCCTCTGATGACGAAGAGtctcaggaggaagaggaggatggtcTGGGACTGGAGGAGTTCCAGAACCAAGCACCTACAGTCCCTCAGACAGTGAGTACCAGCATACTTCTCCACAAtatacgcacagacacacacggccTATTTCTCTCTGTAACACACAGCACCAaagtgacacacatacacactgactgGATTGTGTCCTTCTCCAGGACCCGGTGGTGGAGGGGAGGCTGGCAGCGCTGGAGGCCCAGCTGCTGCAGGTCCAGACCAGGCTGGAGAGGTTCTCGGCCCTGGAGCAGAGGCTGGAGCTCCTAGAAAAGGCCTCGGCCGGGAGGATCACTATAGACAAGCACCAGTGGGAGAACCTTGAGAGCAGAGTGCTACTGCTGGAAACCAGACTGACCCTCTCCACAGCCACAGCCCAGGTAGGAAGGGATCTCTCCACACGATCTGTCCAATCTGGAGACTCTTCTAAAGAACTCTCCGTACTTCCATCCAATGACAAGTAGAAGCAGATGTTGAACTAATGATGTCATGATGTCAGTCCATTCCAGAATGTCTACTGTATCTCTGTTTGCTGGTTAAAGATGGAAAAATGTGCACATTCAAGGTTGTTTTTTCCCTCCTCTAGGAGTCGTCGTCACTTGTCAGTGGAGGTTGGAGTCATCACATGGCGGATAATGCAACAGAAGTCACAGGTTGGAACTGAATTTTGACAATAAAAGTATTTTAGTAGAGTATTATATTGATGAGGCCATTATATACAACAACTGAAATACAGTAATCGAAAGATAAAATTCCCAATGTGATATAAGAGTTCAACTGATGCTCACATACCCCTACAGAGTCAAGACACAGTCCTCCAGAGAGCCTCCTACACCCCTCTGGCTGTGAGTGTCCTCAGTCCTCCACCCATTCCGCTAGCTATCCCATCAGCCCCTGTGTGACAACAGCACCCCCAGAGGTAATGGCAGATATTAAAAGTAAATATATATGTAATGGAAGCAAACTATTTGGGATGGATTAAATCCGTATCGCAGAAGATCCGCGTTATAGCTCGATttaaaatttaaaggcaatgttcgaGGAGACTGCATTCATAGTAAACTCTGCATATGTCtactcaatcggaaattaccttagaATTGTTACGCGGGTCTTCCACGATATGGAATGAATCCAGCCCTTAGTTTTTAATAATTATTGTCCCATTTTCTATAGGAGAATATGAAAGAGAGATTGGAAAGGATAGCCAACATGTAAGTACTGTAGATCTATGTTGTATTCCCTCTGAGGTTAACCAAGGCTAATATACCATCTATTGTATATAAAATGATACTGCATTTATGATTGACTTCATTACGTTTTGTTCTTTCTTCTCCTATGTTGCTTTAGGATGAAAGACACTTCCAGCCTTCTAAGAAGTATAGAACCCTCAATGTAAATTCAgactttaaaaaaatatgtattgttGTAATTGATCTCTGGATTAGTATGTGAGTGATGAATAAAGGTATCATGGATAAATATCGATTTATGTTCACATCTATGTTCTGTGTTTTATTTGCACTAACAATTTACGTACAATGTCCGGTCTTGTGTAACTTGTGCAACCTTACTTTCAATCAGGGTGTCGTGTCAGAGTATTCGTCCActgagggctctattcaatccgtatcgcggaagttcagcATTAAAACATGTGAAATTTAAAAGCAATGTTCCCCCGtaagcggagactgcattcacggtaaacgctgcattacagctcaatcggaaatgacctttacatttctatcacgCAATCGGTAATGCTTCAGCGATGCAAATTGAATAGTGCCTGAGGGTGTGTTGATGTCTACTCTGCAGTTGCGCCTTAGCTGACATCCGCTTGCTTGTATTTCCCTGGCCACTGTGAACTATGGTCCTGACCAGTAGAGGTCACtaacagacctctctctctgagacgtcTTCTCTGGCTATACTCCAGCTCCCATTCAATCATCCTTCCTCCTCACAGTAGAGCTTTCCTAAGCCCTCTATGAACTGCAATGGATGAGAAGATCCATTGCGTTTTGAAAAGAAGGCTAGGATAGAGGACAATAAATTAATAATTAAGAGAGTTTGTAATTCTGCTCATAGTTTTCCTCATTCCGGCCGagattacattttatttatttatttcacctttatttaaccaggtaagccagttgagaacaagttctcatttacaactgcgacctggccaagataaagcaaggcagtgcgattaaaaacaacaacacagagatacatatggggtaaacaaaacataaagtcaaaaataccacagaaaatatatatacagtgtgtgcaaatgtagcaagttatgaaggtaaggcaataaatgggccatagtgcagaataattacaatagtattaacattggaatgagatagatgtgcaagagatgatgtgcaaatagagatactggggtgcaaatgagcaaaataaataacaatatagggatgaggtagttgggtgggctaatttcagaagggctgtgtacaggtgcagtgatcggtaaggtgctatgacaactgatgcttaaagttagtgggggagataagagtctccagcttcagagatttttgcagttcgttccagtcattggcagcagagaactggaaggaatggcggccaaaggaggtgttggctttgggaatgaccagtgagatatacctgctggagcgcaggctacgggtgggtgctgctatggtgaccaatgagctaagataaggcggagatttgcctagcagtgatttatagatggcctggagccagtgggtttggcgacgaatatgtagtgaggaccagctaacaagagcgtacaggtcacagtggtgggtagtatatggggctttggtgacaaaacggatggcactgtgatggactacatccaatttgctgggctggaggctattttgtaaatgacatcgccgaagtcaaggatcggtaggatagtcagttttacgagggcatgtttggcagcatgagtgaaggaggctttgttgcgaaataggaagccgattctagatgtaactttggattggagatgcttcatgtgagtctggaaggagagtttacggtctaaccagacacctaggtatttgtagttgtccacatactctaggtcagacccgctgagagtagtgattctattcgggcgggcgggtgccagcagcgttcgattgaagagcatgcatttagttttactagtgtttaagagcagttggaggctacggaaggagtattgtatggcattgaagcttgtttggaggtttgttaacacagtgtccaatgaagggccagatgtatacaaaatggtgtcgtctgcgtagaggtggatccgagagtcaccagcagcaagagcaacatcattgatatacacggagaaaagagtcggcccaataattaaaccctgtggcacccccatagagactgccataggtccagacaacaggccctccgatttgacacattgaactctatctgagaagtagttggtgaaccaggcgaggcagtcatttgagaaaccaaggctatttagtctgccaacaagaatgcagtggttgacagagtcgaaagccttggccaggtcgatgaagacggctgcacagtactgtctattatcgatcgaggttataatatcgtttaggaccttgagcgagGCTGAGGTGCactcatgaccagctcggaaaccagattgcatagcggagaaggtaacgtgggattcgaaatggtcggtgatctgtttgttaacttggctttcaaaaactttcaaaaggcagggcaggatggatatgagtctgtaacagtttggatctaggagtgtcacccctttgaagaggggatgaCTGCGTGCAGCTTTCAAtcctctggggatctcagacgttacgaaagagaggttgaacaggctagtaataggttgcgacaatttggcagctaattttaggaaagaaagggtccagattgtctagcccagatgatttgtaggggtccagattttgcagctctttcagaacatcagctgtctgaatttgtgtgaaggagaagcggggggggggcatgggcaagttgcagcggagggtgcagagctggtggccggggtagcggtagccaggtggaaagcatgccagccgtagcaaaatgcttgttgaaattctcaattattgtagatttatcggtggtgatagtgtttcctagcctcagtgcagtgggcagctgggaggaggtgctcttattctccatggactttacagtgtcccaaaactttttggaattagtgctacaggatgcacatttctgtttgaaaaagctagccttcgctttcctaactgcttgtgtatattggttcctaacttccctgaaaagttgcatatcgcgggggctattcgatgctaatgcagtacgccacaggatgtttttgtgctggtcaagggcagtcaagtctgaggagaacctatatatatatatatatatatatatatatatatatatatatatatatatattatatatatatatctgttcttagttctgaattttttgaatggggcatgcttatttaagattgagaggaaagcacttttaaatgtgtgatagggaaatatgtacgaaaaatacaaaaaacaggctatttacacggacacacaacaaagaacacgaccgcactgctacgccagacggaggcggcttatggtacagaaattaacattcaattctctggcaacagctcgtggacattcctgcagtcagcataccaattgcatgctccctcaacttgagaactgcacattttagagtggccttttattgtccccagcacatggtgcacctgtgtaatgatcatgctgtttaatcagcttcttgatatgcttaTTTCCAAATGAGCCGACATATGCACCATTGTACTGTGAATGTGGTCTTTGCTGAAAAAGTGCTCTTGAATTGAATCCTGGACTTAATATCATAAAAATGCCTAGTAAAAAAACAATGACCAAGGAGAGTTGAGGATCCAAAGAAATGGACAACCCAGTGTGctggagcatggtgtttgcaacaccagggatTTGGCTTTGATTCCTATATGGACCACATAAACTGTGGTGTAATCCAGGATTGGCCACAGTCACAAGGACCATGAATAGGAAATCACAGTACAAACACTCAGGAGGCAGGTTAAAGACAAAATATAGACTTTTAATGACAACCTTAGAAGTACATGATCAAACTCTAAATCAAAAGGCCTAGCTCTGTCAGAGCATAACTTACTCAATCAAACTGAACCAAAAACCTTCCTTCAAACAAAGGTCCATGGAGCTTGGACAGTCTTCAGCAGCTCCTGCTGCTTTTTCCATGTGGCAAACCCACAATGCATCTTCTTCCATAACgttttaacggcggttggcatccaataaatgttgcattaccgaaTTTATTAACGGAGTCAAAAAACAAATGTGTTCAATGTGTTCAAATGCCTTCTGATTTTCATGTTTGTAGATTTCACATACAACGTCTTTATATTTCACACATTAAGCCCATACAAAAATGCTTTGAAATTGCCGACTGTTCTTTTGCTGTTGCATTATTTCCCTGACCACGGTGTGACGTATGGACTTGACCACTAGAGGTCACTAACAGACAGCTATACAGTATATTCCAGCTCACATTATTCATTCATGCTTCATTGTTTCCCTCTTGTGGTCATTCTATGTATAAGAGAACAATACGTCTGTTTTATGCTTCACTGCTACTTTGAATATTTGCAAAGTGCTCTGTGAGATGGAATGTTTTCAGAGCAAATTGCCACTCTGAATCTGAATGATCATTCCTAGAGGGTCCATTCATTGACCCCTTGTTCTAGAGAGCAAGTTGGAACAGAGCCATCCTAACCTCTCTGACCTTTCTCCTTCCTGTTTACCTGTTGTTTAGCCCAGCTCCCAGGCCTCTAGCTGGCTGAAGGTGTTGGAGAGGTGAAACAGCCAGATCTTGTGGGGACCTGTCTGGAAGGATGTACACATTAGTATTTTAGAACAGAGCCTTCTATGACAAATCGAAGGCACTGTTCCTGAACATTGTTATTGACTTTCAGTGTGAGTCAAGAGCAAGTGTGTTGCAGCTCAGCAGAAACATGGGTAGATCAGAGGTGAGCCCTGACAgtggaggtggtgtgtgtgtctctctctctagttgtttgtgagtgtgtgcatgtttccctctgtttgtttgtgtgtgtgtgtgtgtgtgtgtgtgtgtgtgtgtgtgtgtgtgtgtgtgtgtgtgtgtgtagagcagCTTGCCGTAATGCGGGGCGCTCAGCAGGGGGTGCCAGCTGGCAGAGTGAGACCACAGAGTCTCTGTAGTAGAGGCTGATCATAGACCTACAGAGGGAGAACCAAAAGTAGCAGATACACACATTCCTCCTTTAGACTCAACAAACAGCATGTAACTCCCTCAAAAACACCCCCTCGTCCCTCCTTTCCTCGCCCAAATTCAACAGGAGACCCTGGACCCCCCCCAACCCTCCCCATACTGAAACACACAGTCTGGTTTACTACAGAACTGCTGCTGCCTGACTGAGACCTGCCCTACCCAGATGTGGCTAAGCCGGGGGAAAAGTCCTTAATCACTTCTTCTCCACTGGTATGTTTCCTCAAGATTGTTCCCTAAACCCTGCTTGTTTTTACTGGCTGTGTGTGAGGGTTTTAACTGTATGTTCTGTACCGTGCATCCTGTGGTTTCTGTGTGTGTTGACTGTTATTGGGATTATGTGTTGATCCTGGTTGTGtcttgctgtatgtagcctatcAAGAGAAATGTCTCTCACAAGAAAAAGAATGTTCTAGGAATTGAATACAACACATGACTAAAGAGTACAATGAAGCACTGTTTTGATCACCTGCCTGAACAAACACATCTCTTGCATTGTGTAGAGTTGAAGAGAGCCGCTCCGTTTCAGTTTAAAGTAATTACCCGGAGCTGTAGGGTATTTGGGGGAGGTAGTGTATTCACTAGAAACATACACCATCCCTCCCTAATGTCGATATATTATTGAATAAAGGGAAGCGCTCCAAGGCTAATGCATGTTGAATGAAGCCCATTGATTCCATCAATCTTTTTCTTTGCAATTGTCTTCTCAGTCATCAGTTTAGTTCAATGTGAATTGCAATAAAACGGTCAATCCTCCAAGGCATTAGGTtggattattatttttaaaaacatttcacTGTCATAATTTGAATGTTTTCTTGTTTTATGGACTTGACTGTGAACCGATATGCTTCTTCAACCCTAAAGGAATTTGTATTTTACACCAGAAAGGCCTACTACTGTCCAGCAAGGAATAAACTAACTATGCCATCTGTTATTTAATTTGTTTAAAGTCACTCCAAAGTGTATTTCTGATAAAAGGCTCTAATATTATGTCTGTGTTGTCGTATTGCTACAACATGCTTACTGTACTGTAAGTCAAACACCATCTGCTCAAGTAGCTGTTTCAATAGCAAATGCCTTCCCTCCATATATAcaaatatgtaaaaacaaaaatataaacgcaacatgcaacaatttcagagttacagttcatataaggaaatcagtcaattgaaataaataaattaggccctaacctatggatttcacatgactgggtatacagatatgcatctgttggtcacagacactgtaccttaaaaaaaaaaaggtaggggcgtggatcagaaaaccagtcagtatctggtgtgaccaccatttgtctcaggcagtgcgacacatctccttcgcatagagttgatcaggctgctgattgtggcctgtggaatgttgtcccactcctcttcaatggctgtgcgaagttgctggatattggcatgaacacgctgtcg
The Coregonus clupeaformis isolate EN_2021a chromosome 40, ASM2061545v1, whole genome shotgun sequence genome window above contains:
- the cep44 gene encoding centrosomal protein of 44 kDa isoform X2, which codes for MMSAGDLKGCLRKLDAQLRALKYPREVDYNGLAKGDPSAVLPIVSYAFVSYSPHLAEHLVGFGVELTGKNDLRFIECIYKVLRDLFHYKPVLTKQQFLQFGFAERKTCILCDVIAFALQKHKELSKGNKPKPRPRFPASSSDSKSEALPFQGDTMKPSAITLSLSRPLVERHIGGGSWVSSSRASDDEESQEEEEDGLGLEEFQNQAPTVPQTDPVVEGRLAALEAQLLQVQTRLERFSALEQRLELLEKASAGRITIDKHQWENLESRVLLLETRLTLSTATAQESSSLVSGGWSHHMADNATEVTESRHSPPESLLHPSGCECPQSSTHSASYPISPCVTTAPPEENMKERLERIANMMKDTSSLLRSIEPSM
- the cep44 gene encoding centrosomal protein of 44 kDa isoform X1 is translated as MMSAGDLKGCLRKLDAQLRALKYPREVDYNGLAKGDPSAVLPIVSYAFVSYSPHLAEHLVGFGVELTGKNDLRFIECIYKVLRDLFHYKPVLTKQQFLQFGFAERKTCILCDVIAFALQKHKELSKGNKPKPRPRFPASSSDSKSEALPFQGDTMKPSAITLSLSRPLVERHIGGGSWVSSSRASDDEESQEEEEDGLGLEEFQNQAPTVPQTDPVVEGRLAALEAQLLQVQTRLERFSALEQRLELLEKASAGRITIDKHQWENLESRVLLLETRLTLSTATAQESSSLVSGGWSHHMADNATEVTESRHSPPESLLHPSGCECPQSSTHSASYPISPCVTTAPPEVMADIKREYEREIGKDSQHDERHFQPSKKYRTLNVNSDFKKICIVVIDLWISM